From a single Macadamia integrifolia cultivar HAES 741 unplaced genomic scaffold, SCU_Mint_v3 scaffold1150, whole genome shotgun sequence genomic region:
- the LOC122062968 gene encoding U-box domain-containing protein 9-like — translation MAKTGIVETDPAAVAKVSELKKELRRLVKKIVDEDDSIVESIDRANATLSALKDLKFKRPLSLKIDGSHSCPDQFRCPLSKELMGDPVILATGQTYDRPCIQKWLKAGNRTCPKTQQVLSHTLLTPNYLVRDMILQWCNNQGFELPGSVQDSEDEGATQADRQHFESLIEKILSQSISEQKMAAKELRLLTKRMPSFRALFGESAESIPQLLYPLSPGEVDIHPDLQEDLITTVLNLSIHDSNKKLVAETAGVIPVLIDSLKFGTIETRTNTAAALFTLSAIDSNKTIIGKAGAIKPLIDLLDEGHPLAMKDVASAIFNLCIINENKARAVRDGAVVVIMNKIIDRVLVDEMLTILAMLSSHQRAIEEMGEYGSVSCLLSIIRETTCGRNKENCIAIMYNICFNDRTKWKEIREDEDANGTITELARNGTSRAKRKANAILERLNRIALITHTA, via the exons ATGGCGAAAACTGGGATTGTTGAGACGGATCCAGCAGCAGTGGCTAAGGTATCGGAATTAAAGAAGGAGCTTCGAAGGCTTGTGAAGAAAATTGTAGACGAAGATGACTCGATTGTTGAATCTATCGATCGAGCCAATGCAACCCTTTCGgcgttgaaggatttgaagttCAAGAGACCGCTCTCTCTTAAAATCGACGGCTCACATTCTTGTCCTGATCAATTTCGTTGCCCTCTCTCTAAAGAACTCATGGGCGATCCTGTCATCTTGGCTACAGGACAG ACATATGATCGACCCTGCATCCAGAAGTGGCTAAAGGCAGGGAACAGGACTTGTCCTAAAACCCAACAGGTCCTCTCGCATACACTGCTCACACCCAATTATCTGGTTCGGGACATGATCTTGCAGTGGTGCAACAATCAGGGATTCGAGCTTCCAGGCTCTGTCCAAGACAGTGAAGATGAAGGTGCCACACAAGCAGACCGACAACATTTTGAATCTTTGATTGAAAAGATTTTGTCCCAATCTATTTCTGAGCAGAAAATGGCTGCAAAAGAGCTTAGGCTTCTAACCAAGCGAATGCCCTCCTTCCGTGCCCTATTCGGCGAATCTGCAGAGTCCATTCCCCAATTGCTCTACCCGCTCTCACCGGGCGAGGTCGATATTCATCctgatcttcaagaagatttgATTACAACTGTCCTGAACCTCTCAATCCATGACAGCAATAAGAAGCTTGTTGCCGAGACTGCAGGGGTCATTCCTGTGCTTATTGATTCCTTGAAGTTTGGCACCATTGAGACAAGAACCAACACAGCTGCTGCCCTCTTTACATTATCAGCTATTGATTCCAACAAGACAATTATAGGCAAGGCAGGGGCTATTAAACCCCTAATTGACCTCTTAGATGAGGGCCACCCATTAGCCATGAAGGATGTTGCTTCAGCAATTTTCAACCTGTGTATCATCAATGAGAACAAGGCAAGAGCTGTCCGTGATGGGGCAGTCGTGGTGATCATGAACAAGATCATTGATCGTGTTCTTGTTGATGAGATGTTGACCATTCTTGCAATGCTGTCGAGCCATCAAAGGGCCATTGAGGAAATGGGTGAGTATGGGTCTGTGTCTTGCTTGCTCAGCATCATTAGGGAGACTACATGCGGGCGAAATAAGGAAAACTGTATTGCTATCATGTACAATATATGTTTCAATGACCGGACCAAATGGAAAGAGATAAGGGAAGACGAGGATGCCAATGGCACGATCACTGAGCTTGCACGTAATGGGACTTCAAGGGCCAAGAGGAAGGCAAATGCTATCCTGGAGAGATTGAATAGGATTGCTTTGATTACACATACAGCATGA